One Vibrio penaeicida DNA segment encodes these proteins:
- a CDS encoding 7-cyano-7-deazaguanine/7-aminomethyl-7-deazaguanine transporter — protein MSHFTPAQQRNALFFLVLFHLIIIASSNYLVQLPFTIFGFHTTWGAFTFPFIFLATDLTVRIFGAALARKIIFLVMLPALAVSYLLSVVFFEGQFQGFGQLSEFNLFVARIAIASFMAYMLGQILDVHVFNRLRQMKAWWVAPTCSTLIGNALDTLAFFSIAFYQSSDPFMAEHWTEIALVDYGFKLVISLGLFVPMYGVLLNYIVKKLTFVKPELETQQA, from the coding sequence ATGAGTCACTTTACCCCTGCGCAGCAGCGCAACGCCCTTTTCTTTTTGGTTCTATTCCATCTGATCATCATTGCATCTAGCAACTATTTGGTTCAGCTACCCTTTACCATATTCGGTTTTCATACCACTTGGGGCGCGTTTACGTTTCCGTTTATCTTCCTAGCAACCGATTTGACCGTGCGAATTTTTGGGGCTGCGTTGGCTCGGAAAATCATTTTCCTCGTGATGTTGCCTGCATTAGCGGTGTCCTACCTGTTATCGGTCGTCTTCTTTGAAGGTCAATTCCAAGGTTTTGGGCAGCTTTCCGAGTTTAATCTGTTTGTTGCTAGAATCGCCATCGCGAGCTTTATGGCATACATGCTAGGTCAGATTTTAGATGTGCATGTGTTCAACCGCCTACGTCAAATGAAAGCTTGGTGGGTTGCACCAACTTGTTCGACACTTATCGGTAATGCTTTAGATACACTCGCGTTTTTCTCTATCGCTTTTTATCAAAGCAGCGATCCTTTTATGGCAGAGCATTGGACGGAAATAGCGCTGGTGGATTACGGCTTTAAGCTGGTGATTAGCTTGGGTCTGTTTGTACCTATGTATGGTGTGCTGTTGAATTACATTGTGAAGAAGCTAACGTTTGTAAAGCCTGAGCTGGAAACGCAGCAAGCGTAA
- the rarD gene encoding EamA family transporter RarD — translation MTEEQQRSRQGGILAVLAYTMWGIAPIYFKALDNVPALEILSHRVIWSFVFLAILLHIGRSWHSVVTVLKNKKRLGLLALTGILVGVNWLIFIWAVNADHMLDASLGYYINPLLNVLMGMIFLGERLRKLQWFAVSLATIGVIVQLVVFGSVPVVAIALAFSFGFYGLLRKKINMEAQTGLFIETMVMLPAAAIYVLLIADSATSDLSSNTFTLNLLLLAAGIVTTLPLLCFTGAATRIKLSTLGFFQYIGPSLMFLLAVLVYGEAFTLDKAVTFGFIWSALVVFSFDGIRNGRKKR, via the coding sequence ATGACGGAAGAGCAACAAAGGTCACGCCAAGGCGGCATATTAGCCGTACTTGCCTATACCATGTGGGGCATCGCACCCATCTACTTTAAAGCACTCGATAATGTCCCTGCCTTGGAAATCCTAAGCCACAGGGTAATTTGGTCGTTTGTGTTTTTAGCGATATTGCTGCACATAGGAAGAAGTTGGCATTCTGTCGTCACTGTACTTAAAAATAAAAAACGTTTGGGTCTACTTGCCCTGACAGGGATTCTGGTTGGTGTTAACTGGTTAATTTTTATCTGGGCGGTCAATGCGGATCATATGCTGGATGCCAGCTTAGGGTATTACATTAACCCTCTTCTTAACGTTCTTATGGGAATGATCTTTCTTGGAGAGCGTCTAAGAAAGCTACAATGGTTTGCCGTCTCACTCGCCACAATTGGTGTGATAGTACAGCTCGTGGTCTTTGGTTCTGTTCCCGTCGTCGCCATTGCACTTGCCTTTAGTTTTGGTTTTTATGGCTTGCTTAGAAAGAAAATCAATATGGAAGCGCAAACTGGTCTGTTTATTGAAACCATGGTGATGCTTCCTGCCGCCGCTATCTATGTCCTATTAATTGCAGACAGTGCAACGTCAGATTTGAGCAGCAACACATTTACACTAAACCTTCTGTTGTTGGCTGCCGGGATAGTCACCACGCTTCCCCTTCTATGCTTTACAGGAGCAGCGACCCGTATCAAACTCTCGACACTGGGCTTTTTTCAATACATTGGTCCAAGCTTAATGTTCCTTCTAGCCGTATTGGTATATGGAGAAGCATTTACACTCGATAAAGCCGTCACCTTTGGCTTTATATGGAGTGCTTTGGTGGTATTCAGTTTCGACGGAATTCGAAACGGCCGGAAAAAGCGCTAA
- the recQ gene encoding ATP-dependent DNA helicase RecQ, protein MSDSALAQPIDPETNSAIKVLNDVFGYQSFRVGQEEVIDSVLDGKDSLVIMPTGGGKSLCYQIPALVKEGVTLVVSPLISLMKDQVDQLKANGVAAECINSSMERDTLISVYNRMNSGQLKLVYVSPERVLTRDFLERLEHLKLSMIAVDEAHCISQWGHDFRREYAALGELKQRFPYAPIMALTATADEATRKDIISRLQLDEPLEYLGSFDRPNIRYTLTEKHKPVSQVIRFLATQQGQCGVIYCGSRKKVEMLTEKLCNNHIRAAGYHAGMDADERAYVQDAFQKDDIQVVVATVAFGMGINKPNVRFVLHFDIPRNIESYYQETGRAGRDGLPAEAMMLYDPADINWLRRMLDEKDDGPQKQVESHKLNAMSAFAEAQTCRRQVLLNYFGEYSEKPCGNCDICLDPPKHFDGIESAQKALSCVYRVNQGFGMGYVVEVLRGMQNIRVRENGHDKLSTYGIGREHSHDYWVSIIRQLIHKGLLTQNITRNSTLQLTEEARPVLRGEQSLELAVPRLDTAARTAKSDKMVNKHYDKKLFAKLRKLRKSIADEDGLPPYVVFSDATLIDMADILPTSYGEMLAVNGVGQRKLEKYADPFLDLIQEHLTNGS, encoded by the coding sequence ATGTCCGACTCCGCTCTAGCTCAGCCGATAGATCCAGAAACGAACAGTGCCATCAAGGTATTGAATGATGTTTTCGGTTACCAGTCATTCAGAGTTGGGCAGGAAGAAGTCATCGATTCAGTGCTCGATGGGAAAGACAGTTTGGTGATCATGCCAACGGGTGGCGGAAAATCTCTGTGTTACCAGATCCCTGCATTGGTAAAAGAAGGGGTGACGCTGGTGGTTTCGCCTTTGATTTCCTTGATGAAAGATCAAGTCGACCAGCTAAAAGCCAACGGTGTCGCGGCCGAGTGTATTAATTCCTCTATGGAGCGCGATACGCTGATCAGCGTGTATAACCGAATGAACTCTGGTCAGCTGAAGTTAGTGTATGTCTCACCAGAGCGTGTCCTGACTCGGGATTTTCTAGAAAGGCTCGAACATTTAAAGCTTTCGATGATAGCGGTCGATGAAGCGCACTGTATTTCCCAGTGGGGGCACGATTTCCGCCGAGAGTACGCTGCGTTAGGGGAACTCAAGCAGCGTTTTCCTTATGCACCGATCATGGCTCTGACAGCGACAGCGGACGAAGCCACGCGCAAAGACATCATTTCTCGGCTTCAACTTGACGAGCCACTCGAATACCTAGGCAGCTTTGACCGACCTAATATTCGTTATACATTGACCGAAAAACACAAACCCGTCTCGCAAGTCATTCGCTTCCTTGCCACACAGCAAGGTCAGTGTGGTGTTATCTATTGCGGTAGCCGGAAGAAAGTCGAAATGCTGACAGAAAAACTGTGCAACAATCACATTCGCGCTGCCGGTTATCATGCGGGTATGGATGCTGATGAGCGCGCCTACGTACAAGACGCATTCCAAAAAGATGATATTCAGGTCGTTGTCGCAACCGTGGCATTCGGAATGGGCATCAATAAACCTAATGTTCGCTTTGTTCTGCACTTTGATATTCCGCGAAACATCGAATCCTACTATCAGGAAACCGGTCGGGCAGGGCGGGATGGATTACCTGCGGAAGCAATGATGCTTTACGATCCAGCCGATATTAACTGGTTACGTCGGATGTTGGATGAGAAAGACGACGGTCCTCAGAAGCAGGTTGAATCTCACAAGCTCAATGCCATGAGCGCGTTTGCTGAAGCGCAAACATGCCGCCGTCAGGTATTGCTTAACTATTTTGGTGAATACAGCGAAAAGCCATGTGGTAACTGTGATATATGCCTTGATCCACCTAAGCATTTTGATGGCATTGAATCGGCGCAGAAAGCCCTATCTTGCGTATATCGTGTTAATCAAGGTTTTGGTATGGGGTACGTGGTTGAAGTGCTGCGCGGCATGCAAAACATTCGTGTACGAGAAAATGGTCACGATAAGCTTTCGACGTATGGGATCGGACGTGAACACAGCCACGACTACTGGGTGAGTATCATTAGGCAGCTTATTCACAAAGGGTTGCTTACTCAAAACATTACCCGTAACTCAACATTGCAGCTTACCGAAGAGGCTCGTCCCGTCCTACGTGGTGAACAATCGCTAGAACTCGCAGTGCCAAGGCTGGATACGGCGGCTCGTACAGCGAAATCGGACAAGATGGTGAACAAGCATTACGATAAAAAGCTGTTTGCCAAACTGCGCAAGCTGCGTAAGTCCATTGCTGACGAAGACGGCTTACCACCATACGTTGTTTTCAGTGATGCCACATTAATAGACATGGCGGATATTCTGCCAACTTCTTATGGAGAAATGCTGGCGGTGAATGGTGTTGGTCAAAGAAAACTGGAGAAGTACGCCGATCCATTTTTGGATTTGATTCAAGAACATCTGACTAACGGTAGCTAA
- a CDS encoding DUF3630 family protein: MNTDYGLVEYQKEQGRAPRFDYDSFPELGEALVKTLSADVLEKQSDADIHSWLIDFEGCQLFLRAEHYSESLWLEVLSKEDNSEDLDYLAGLFQKGFNIL; this comes from the coding sequence ATGAATACAGATTACGGTTTGGTGGAATATCAGAAAGAGCAGGGGCGAGCACCGCGATTCGATTATGATTCTTTTCCTGAACTTGGCGAGGCGCTAGTAAAAACCTTGTCTGCCGATGTGCTTGAAAAGCAATCGGATGCCGATATTCATTCATGGCTCATCGACTTTGAAGGGTGCCAACTGTTTTTAAGAGCAGAGCATTACAGTGAATCATTGTGGTTGGAAGTACTTTCTAAGGAAGACAACAGTGAAGACCTCGATTACCTTGCTGGTCTATTCCAAAAAGGCTTCAATATTCTTTAG
- a CDS encoding GntR family transcriptional regulator, which produces MAIDFQSNTGQSKQKKRPKYVQVSELLIREINAGHWRAGERLPVEAELAVELKVAVGTLRKALALLEQDGLLERRQGSGTYVKSPPKEAIYQLFRLELLEGGGTPHANTLTVRKEQNPDVAEHFEAAKDSYFWRIERQRFLNNTVIAAEEMWIRAEHCDSLSPDELDESLYRHYREHFNFWISRVEDRISVKQADQWATDILGIPTHTMIGWIERISWSDDEKVEEYSRTWFNPETCHYVSRMS; this is translated from the coding sequence ATGGCTATTGATTTTCAGTCCAATACAGGACAGAGCAAACAAAAGAAGCGACCAAAGTACGTTCAGGTCAGTGAATTACTGATTCGTGAAATCAATGCTGGTCATTGGAGAGCGGGCGAAAGGCTGCCAGTAGAAGCGGAATTGGCGGTAGAGTTGAAGGTGGCAGTTGGCACTCTGAGAAAAGCGCTAGCTCTACTGGAACAAGACGGTCTACTGGAACGTCGCCAAGGCAGCGGCACGTATGTCAAAAGCCCACCAAAAGAAGCCATTTACCAACTATTTCGCTTGGAGCTTCTTGAAGGTGGCGGGACACCACATGCCAACACGCTAACGGTGCGAAAAGAGCAAAACCCCGATGTCGCTGAACACTTTGAGGCAGCAAAAGATAGCTACTTTTGGCGAATAGAACGTCAACGATTTCTCAATAATACGGTCATAGCGGCAGAAGAAATGTGGATCCGTGCTGAACACTGCGATTCCCTTAGCCCAGATGAGTTAGATGAATCTCTTTACCGGCATTACCGTGAACATTTCAATTTTTGGATAAGCCGTGTGGAAGACCGCATTAGTGTTAAACAAGCGGATCAATGGGCAACCGATATTTTAGGTATTCCCACACACACAATGATCGGCTGGATTGAGCGTATCAGTTGGTCAGATGATGAAAAGGTTGAAGAGTATTCCAGAACTTGGTTTAACCCTGAAACCTGTCACTACGTTTCACGCATGTCTTAA
- a CDS encoding helix-turn-helix transcriptional regulator has protein sequence MDNVKYSLSSDPSIQLIDADYKKFAFSRHYHLDFHIGLIQRGVQNFNHSGSRHQVGQGQIIVMPPDEMHDGHSELQSGYQVKVFSVKPEWFTDQLDLGNKQAMTHFTELIISDPALFHQLSCLHTQLMHNRVCQLAQDCLPFEGFDSMLDRYGSLKPGVALPLGKTTIQSLREYLMVNLDQPIRLKALADMCELTPSQFQRHFKASMGITPYAWLMRLRMEQALSLLLHGVNSINVAIQVGFYDQAHFVKAFKTTYGTTPSQVQCH, from the coding sequence ATGGACAACGTTAAATACTCTCTATCTAGCGATCCCAGTATCCAACTGATAGACGCCGATTATAAAAAGTTTGCCTTTTCTCGCCATTACCACCTCGACTTTCATATCGGGTTGATTCAGCGTGGCGTTCAAAACTTCAACCATTCAGGTAGCCGTCATCAAGTTGGTCAAGGGCAGATTATTGTCATGCCTCCAGATGAAATGCATGACGGTCATTCCGAGTTACAGAGCGGCTATCAAGTGAAAGTATTTTCGGTAAAACCAGAATGGTTTACAGATCAACTTGATCTGGGTAATAAACAAGCAATGACGCACTTTACTGAGTTGATCATTAGCGATCCTGCACTTTTCCACCAATTATCCTGCCTTCACACACAACTTATGCACAATAGGGTTTGCCAACTTGCGCAGGATTGTTTGCCTTTCGAAGGTTTCGACAGCATGTTGGATCGATATGGAAGCCTAAAGCCAGGCGTTGCTTTGCCTTTAGGTAAGACAACGATTCAATCTCTGCGTGAATACTTAATGGTGAACCTTGATCAGCCCATACGATTAAAGGCTTTGGCCGATATGTGTGAGCTGACACCTTCACAATTCCAGCGCCATTTCAAAGCCAGTATGGGGATAACACCTTACGCCTGGTTAATGAGATTGAGAATGGAACAAGCACTTAGCCTACTGTTGCATGGAGTCAACAGCATCAATGTCGCCATACAAGTTGGGTTTTATGATCAAGCCCACTTCGTTAAAGCCTTTAAAACCACCTATGGCACGACACCCAGTCAAGTTCAGTGTCACTAA
- a CDS encoding Gfo/Idh/MocA family protein, whose translation MAIRYAIIGCGMMGQEHIRNILLLPDASITAVFEPDEQMKTAIHALDSSIEFESSTESLLERQDIDAILIASPNHCHADQLLQVIEHTRLPILVEKPIVTSLEHAHQIRLAVAKHTAPLWVAMEYRYMPPISKLLGLINTDQAGRVSQLSIREHRFPFLEKVGDWNRFNRNTGGTLVEKCCHFFDLMRLQTQSEAVRVYASGSQHHNHIDEQYRGETPDILDNAYVIVDFANGQRAMLELCMFAEGSRYQEEISVVGHQGKVEAFVPGPTRFWNTELGDPPTPKVVISPRTPSGPEEIDIPVDPELLEAGDHNGSTFYQHQKFHQAVTENGKVEVTVEDGLKAVIIGLAAQQSIAQGKAVDITDNGWAF comes from the coding sequence ATGGCAATTCGATACGCCATCATTGGATGCGGTATGATGGGACAAGAGCACATTCGGAATATTCTATTATTGCCTGATGCCAGTATTACTGCTGTTTTTGAACCTGACGAACAGATGAAAACAGCCATTCATGCACTGGACAGCTCTATTGAATTCGAGTCATCGACCGAATCGCTTCTTGAACGTCAGGATATCGACGCCATATTGATCGCCAGCCCTAACCATTGCCATGCCGATCAATTACTGCAAGTAATCGAACACACTCGTTTACCTATATTGGTTGAAAAACCTATCGTCACATCACTAGAGCATGCGCACCAAATTCGTTTAGCGGTAGCGAAACACACGGCTCCGCTTTGGGTTGCAATGGAATATCGCTACATGCCGCCTATTAGTAAGCTTCTCGGACTCATCAATACCGACCAAGCTGGTCGCGTAAGCCAGCTGAGTATCCGTGAGCATCGCTTTCCCTTTTTAGAAAAAGTGGGCGATTGGAATCGCTTTAACCGGAATACGGGGGGTACATTGGTTGAAAAGTGCTGCCACTTTTTCGATTTAATGCGTCTGCAAACGCAAAGTGAAGCGGTTCGCGTCTATGCTTCTGGTAGCCAACACCACAACCATATTGATGAACAGTATCGCGGTGAAACACCCGATATCCTCGACAATGCGTATGTCATTGTCGATTTTGCTAATGGTCAGCGTGCCATGTTGGAACTCTGTATGTTTGCCGAAGGCTCACGTTATCAAGAAGAGATTTCCGTAGTAGGACACCAAGGGAAAGTAGAAGCTTTTGTGCCCGGTCCGACCCGTTTTTGGAATACAGAACTTGGCGATCCACCTACCCCTAAAGTTGTGATTTCGCCAAGAACACCGTCAGGTCCTGAAGAAATCGATATCCCTGTCGACCCAGAACTACTTGAAGCTGGCGACCACAATGGGTCAACGTTCTATCAGCATCAAAAATTCCACCAAGCGGTCACGGAAAATGGAAAGGTAGAAGTCACGGTGGAAGACGGGCTGAAAGCTGTCATCATAGGACTCGCTGCGCAGCAATCGATAGCGCAAGGTAAAGCAGTTGATATCACTGATAACGGCTGGGCATTTTAA
- a CDS encoding TRAP transporter small permease, with the protein MKKVLHGSLRLLEAVNNRMIWAGRQIAWVLVFAMVATILLQVFCRYILSNALPWPEEVARALMIWMMAFVAAGAYRTGGFVAIEMLHDFIPGKVAQLLKLTLLVLSALVLFQLSSLGLEFFERGFRTRAASFQLSRAWIYLAMPVCFITMLMVNVELILKNILGVSVSSPDTEAARG; encoded by the coding sequence ATGAAGAAGGTGTTGCATGGAAGCTTGCGGCTTCTGGAAGCTGTCAACAACCGCATGATTTGGGCGGGTCGTCAAATCGCTTGGGTTCTAGTGTTTGCAATGGTTGCTACTATTCTATTGCAGGTATTTTGTCGTTACATACTGTCGAACGCATTACCTTGGCCGGAGGAAGTGGCGAGGGCATTGATGATATGGATGATGGCATTTGTTGCCGCTGGTGCTTATCGAACAGGTGGGTTTGTTGCGATAGAAATGCTCCACGACTTTATACCCGGTAAGGTGGCACAGCTGCTTAAGCTCACATTGCTGGTTCTTTCTGCGTTGGTGCTGTTCCAACTATCCAGTCTTGGCTTAGAATTTTTTGAGCGTGGGTTTCGTACTCGTGCCGCTTCTTTTCAATTATCTCGCGCTTGGATTTACCTCGCTATGCCCGTGTGCTTCATTACCATGTTAATGGTGAACGTGGAGCTTATTCTTAAAAATATTTTAGGTGTTAGCGTTTCATCGCCCGACACTGAAGCGGCGAGGGGGTAA
- a CDS encoding LysE family translocator codes for MNETTLLLTLTTVHFIALLSPGPDFALVVQNASRHGRQTGVYIAFGLSVGILLHSIFSLTGVSYLVHQHPSVFQLLQVAGGSYLLYLGLGALRFVFQYRNQAISQDTSAPNMVLSNRKQAFLRGFITNILNPKALVFFVSLMSSLVPASMSLSGKGTALLILWSLSFAWFSALAWMLSTARFQTKLKRMSLYIDGLCGLIFTGIGLSILYQVLSNVFTSGI; via the coding sequence ATGAATGAAACTACCCTATTGCTCACCCTTACAACGGTCCATTTTATTGCGCTTTTGAGCCCAGGACCTGATTTCGCACTTGTGGTTCAAAATGCCAGCCGACATGGCAGACAAACCGGCGTCTACATTGCATTTGGGCTTTCCGTTGGCATTCTATTGCATTCGATCTTCAGCCTCACTGGCGTTAGTTACCTTGTTCACCAACACCCTTCTGTCTTTCAGCTGTTACAAGTCGCAGGGGGTAGCTACCTACTTTATCTAGGCTTGGGCGCCCTTCGATTTGTCTTTCAATATAGGAACCAAGCTATATCCCAAGACACCTCAGCGCCCAATATGGTGCTAAGTAACCGTAAACAAGCCTTTTTACGCGGATTCATCACTAATATTTTAAATCCGAAAGCGTTGGTCTTCTTTGTTAGTCTTATGTCTTCACTTGTCCCTGCCAGTATGTCATTAAGCGGAAAAGGCACAGCGCTTCTTATCTTATGGAGCCTTTCCTTTGCTTGGTTTTCGGCACTCGCATGGATGCTTTCTACGGCTCGTTTTCAAACAAAATTGAAACGCATGTCACTATACATTGATGGATTGTGTGGGCTGATATTTACAGGAATTGGACTCAGTATTTTGTATCAAGTTTTGAGTAACGTATTCACTTCTGGAATTTAG